The stretch of DNA ATGGAGATAATATAGGGATATGGGTTGGAGATGGTGGATTGAAGAGAAAGATTGCATCAATTGGGATCAAACTAAGCAAGTGGATATCATACCATGGGATTGCATTAAACATTAATCCCGATATGAGCTATTTTCAACACATTGTGCCTTGTGGGATCACGGATTATCAAATGACTTCTATAGAGCTGGAAATAGGCGAAAAATTAACGTACAGCAAATTAAATTCAATCGTTAGGGATAAGTTTTTTGAAGAATTTAGTTATCTTCTGGGATTAGAATATGAAATTTCAAATTCTGGCTAGACTTTTGCTTGAGAGTAATATATATAAATCTATAGATCGTTGTTCCTCGGTAGCTCAGCGGTAGAGCAAACGGCTGTTAACCGTTTGGTCGCTGGTTCGAATCCGGCCCGGGGAGCCATCTTTATTTGGCATACGGCAGTGTATGCTGCGTTTTTCGTCTTTCAAAAACCAACTCTTGAATAAAATATACGGAGTGTCATTAATTGTAAAGAGCAAGGGGTATATGCTAATTTGTTGGAATCTAAACTCTGTGTCGGCAAGGCTGGAACATCTAAAAAAAGTAATAAAGCAAAACAGCCCAGACGTACTTCTGTTACAAGAAATAAAGTGCATTAATGAAAAATTTCCTCATGATGAGCTTGGAGATCTGGGGTACAACATTGAAGTTTTTGGCCAAAAAACATATAACGGAGTTGCTGTTCTAAGCAAGCATCCCATAGAAGATGTGTGTATAGGATTGGAACAAGTAGTTCAGGAGCAAGAAGCGAGGTATATAGAAACAACTGTAGCAATAAACGGTATTTGCAATAGAATAATTTCAGTATACGTACCGAATGGAGCAGAGGTTGGCTCTGAAAAGTTTAAATATAAATTGGAGTTTTTACAAAGACTATACGAAAGATTAAGTCACCTTAAAAGCATAGAGGAGAATATAATCATTGGTGGAGATTTCAATATTGCTCCGGAAGAAATAGATGTATATGACGCAAAGCAAATGTCAGGAAGAGTGTGTTTTCATATAGACGAAAGGAAATGGTTCCGTAAGATATTGAATTTAGGCTATATTGATTCATTCAGAGAATTTAATCGTGACATGCAGCAGTTCAGCTGGTGGGATTATAGAGCTGGTAGCTGGCAGCATAATAAGGGCTTGCGTATAGACCAAATCTTGATTTCTCCGAAATTGATGGATAAAATCACAAAAGCAGGGGTATTAACCGAGCCAAGAGGTTGGGAGAGGACATCAGACCATGCTCCAATCTATATTGGTTGGTAGCGATACATATACTCCGCTAACTTTAAAAATTGGTCTCAAAATATTCCCGCAGTATCTCATTTCGTTGGGTACTTTTGTATCCTCCTCATAATCATTGCCCTTTTTGCATATATTAAAAGGATAAAAATAGATATAAAAATTACAAAATAGTGCGGTTACTTTTTTCTAAAAGGAAAATTTTTTCGATACCAGGGTTTTTGACCATCTAACGTTAGTCAATATTTTTTTTGCAAAAAAAAGTAATTAATTTGCTTTACGAAAGAGAAAATTTAGTTCAAATATACATAATATAAAAAAACACCACACAAATATTGTTGGCTCGCAAAACGCAGTAAAAAGCGTTAGTGATAGTGTTTTCGTTATACCCAAACATAATGTTGTAAAATTAAATTCAT from Candidatus Bandiella woodruffii encodes:
- the xth gene encoding exodeoxyribonuclease III, with translation MNKIYGVSLIVKSKGYMLICWNLNSVSARLEHLKKVIKQNSPDVLLLQEIKCINEKFPHDELGDLGYNIEVFGQKTYNGVAVLSKHPIEDVCIGLEQVVQEQEARYIETTVAINGICNRIISVYVPNGAEVGSEKFKYKLEFLQRLYERLSHLKSIEENIIIGGDFNIAPEEIDVYDAKQMSGRVCFHIDERKWFRKILNLGYIDSFREFNRDMQQFSWWDYRAGSWQHNKGLRIDQILISPKLMDKITKAGVLTEPRGWERTSDHAPIYIGW